The DNA sequence TGGCTTTCCCTTATTAATCCAAGATTAAGAAATATCTCTCCATATCTATTAAAGGTTATTTTTTCTCTCCCGTACTTGGATGAGCGCCCTTCCCTCGTACTTCCATTGAATTCGAGCccttaaaataagattaattgtttttctttattcagCTATAAGCCTATAATCAACTTGTCTTTTTACTCGTCAATGTAGAGCTAAATCATTTGAATAGTAATTGACTAATTTCATTAAGTACTGCCATAGAGCACGATATATACATATTTCTCAATCACATCCAAGACATTAGTGATCAATGATAGAAATGAGTTTGGgagatttatttcaaaattgtaAAATTCTAGAATGTTCAAAACAGCTGAGTAAATCAAATTGGAGTTCAGTTCTTTGGAAAAagataattttcaccaaattgtCGCTATTCTTTTAGACCTAGTTTGaaaagtgagttgagataatttgtgcatagtaataagatatttgaattgatatgagatgagttataaattatttgagttaaattGTTTTACGTGATTTtaagaaataagagagaaaaatttgaataaaaatatcatcaaatttaaattttattttttatttgaaaatttgaaaatgttgaaatactttttatattttttttaaaagtttgaaaaagttgtcataattaagtaattattagatgaaaaagttaaaaatttgaaattaaaaagtgtttatatttatggtgtttagatattgagatgagataggatgaaatgagatggaagcatctctctatccaaactaGACCTTAGTcaaccaaaaatttaaaaagagagaaaacagatgagataagacctaaaacaaaataagcCGGAaaacagatgagatgagatgagatgagtttcaaaaatttctccaatttttctcatatttttcctACAATTTTCTTGTATATCAATCGTGAATCAATCAATGGATGATTCTTTACCACCAGAATGTCTGGCCAAACTATAATAACTCCaagccaaaaaacaaaaacaaaaacaaaaacaaaagaaaaacacaactTGCTCCAACCCTCCAATCCGCAGCCAATTCCAAACAAACCCAATTCCACCCTCCATTAACAACAAGCACGGTGTTAGTTGCGCTGTAGAACGGGTGATGTGCATTTCAAGTGTGGTAATACTGGCACTGTAGGTTGCTACATGCTACCTCAACAGTGACAATCAATGCAGTAGTTAGTGTTAGGTGTTATGTAATAGGCGGAGGGGATGAACAAGTTTCAAACACGGCAATAACGGAGTCTATCAACATGCTACAAATCAAATGTTTCGATCACAAAGCAATACCAGAGTTTTACCAATATAAATATCATCCTCAAGTCACCCACGATACAAAAAGCCGATAAGAACAATTCGGTCAAGTACATTAAATAGAAACAAGGTTATTCAGTAGATTCCGGGAATGATCCTGTAAGGTACCTTCTCGCAATATAGTTTCCAATATTTTCCATACCTGCAAGCAAGACATAGTAAGAATTCATTCAACTCTATAAAATGCTTGAATCAAAGTGTACATTTTGTGTaggtgtctatatatatatatgcataacaCGGGCGTGCACACTTGGAGCTTGTCTAAGAAAAGATTATGGCCGATATTATAAAACATTGTTTCAAACAAATTGCAAAGCATGAGTTAGAACAATTTTATTAGCCCTATGGTTGTATGACACTACTCCTTGCTTCACATTCATAAATCATTAGCATGCAGACGGGGcacaccatcattttttttttttttcccacgaaCTAGCAGTGTAAACTTCATACCACAGCTAATCCTAACTTCTGCAGGGTGGCATGAAATTTGCTTGCCTCTGGAATCACCCAAGACACCACTTGATGAACAAGTAGCTTTAATGAAGACAACTAGGattaaatagtcttaaaataaatatggagaCTATGATTCCAAAATTCTTCTTTATGGAATTAGAAAATTCTTCTTTATGGAATTAGAAATATTTAGAAGACAAATGTTGATGCATGTTCAAGAGGAATGTACAGACAACACCAGAAGTTTGTATTTGCTTACTTGGACCGGCATCGATCATCATCCCTTTTAGCTCGGTCAAAAAGAAGGATAGTAAGAAATATCACATAGAAATAAGGTAGGAACTGCATAAAAACAACGAAAAGAAAGTAAGATATATCACACAGAAGTAAGGTAGAAACCACAGAGCAATAAAAAGAGTGCGGCAACATGTTCTCCAAACTTTCATGTTAGTGAACCCTTCCCACGCACATAACActaacaaagaagaagaaaatcttaCATGATTAAAGAGAGCAGGTACAGTCCAGAAGAAGGCAGCTAATATTTCTGGTGCATAATGAAAATGACGAGATAATCCCCACCTGCAGGAACCATAGAAATGTATGTCAGAATGGCTCTGAGTCATAAGCCAGATTTCAGCTTTTAGTTCCATTATTTTAATGGAGACTAGTTTCCTATGTCCAACTTAAGCATTCCACTTTTATTCGTATAAAATAATTCACCAATAAAGATACCAACTTCAAGAAGACATGTTTGtttaagtctatttttttaaaatgtttcaaaatttttaaaagaaaaaattcaacttCAAACCAAACATCTTTCAATCTCAAAAGATTGACTAGTTCCATCATTTGCCTAGATTTTAGTGAGAagtcaaaaacacaaaaaccaaaacaaatttttaaaaaaccaacaaaaatatcataaaaattattaggGGATGCTtgaggaaatgagatgagatgaaaattttgtgaatagtaataagatagtttgtgaatagtcatgagatagtttgagtcaagtatttattgggttttggaaaatgagagagaaaaagttgaataaaaaatattataaaattataatattattataatataattttttcatattatttttgttttggaatttgaagaagttgaattggtttttgttttttatttgaaagtttgggaaagttttaatgattaatttgaaaaagttgtaatgattagtttgaaagtgtttgtatttcaatgatgtttggaaattaaatgagatgcgatgagatgaaaaacttttccaaacatcccctacTTTTCACCTCTTTTCATCCACTTCACAAATCTTCCTATCTACTTCACAAAACCCAATAACAAtcatctctcaaaatttttcaaaacaattctcAAAAATTCACTAACCAAACATGGCCCTAAGATTTAGAAATTTTGGCCTTATCCAACTGCATCTCTCCCATATTACTAGGACCAACTTAAAAGTGACTTCAACCCCTCAGGAATAGGGGACAAGGAAATAGCAACTCTACAGCCACAAATAAGAGTTGATATAAAGGAAAATTGTAAACTCACCATCCAGATGTTAAAAGAAGACTGTTTTTTGCTTCCCCAGATGTGGTAGTGTATGAGGCAACTATCTGTAAAGCATgtcaattaaattttatcttttacctGCAGATTATGGTAAAAATTGCGTGTCCGGCAAAAAGAAGTGTACATAGTTATAAAAATCATGTGATAAGTGCAAAAAATCAGCACCTTTGAAGGAGCTTTTCCCCAAACTAAGCATTTGCCATTTGTTCTACGAAATTCTTGCCTCTGCCTGTCACAATCATAGTTGATATATATGCACAGAATGCCTGCCACTAGTATATAAAGTGCAAGCTGAAACAAGAGATGGACACTGTCAGAAAGGGGCAAAGAATAAAGGGATGATAAAAACTAAATTGAGAAATTTGTTGACATAAAAAATCAACTGCTTAAGCTCATCCAACGGGCACTTTAGCAAAGGCTTAATACATATTATGCTGGTACATACACATTTAGCTCACCCAAATAAGCAGGGATTAAGGCTTACTTAAGCTCAGTGGTTACTTTCCCTAGTTTAAagcttatataaaaaatttctaagattccaaaaatatgattttaagaaaaaaaatgttatactTCAATACTTTTGAAGTAATTCTGTCAATTCATACAAAGTTTTCCTCATCCAACCTTCACCCCAATTCTCTAGAACACCCTAGGTAGCGAAGTGTTCATCACATTGATGAACCTAACTGCattgaaaatgcataaaatgTAGAGTACAGGAAAAGTACAAATGTAATTTTGGTAAACAGGAAAGGTATGCGGTTGAAAAAGTGAAATTGTACCTAATCAGAAATTGAACATGCCTTATatcaaaatgccaaaataatataacaaacaGACACGTTGCAGAATTCCTATATTTTGGCCAAACCACTGAAAAGAGGTTATATGATACCTGAGTTCCAAGGTTTACAGGATGGTTGACAAGGTACATGCCTGGAGAAGTGTAGACAGATGGAACCCATACCAAGCATCCCCAGCAAATATAAAAACCAGCTGCCATAGACAGAAGTAATATGAACACTAAAAAGCTAAGCATGAATAACACCAGAAGCAGTATGAACAAACCATGATAAACGGCTGGGATCCACTGATAAAAAATGCCACTACCAACTTTTTCATGTTTGAGGATCAATCATATGATGTATCTGAAGACTTCATTAATTCATATTTAAGCAAGCTAGGAAGCCAGTATTATGCATCAAAGTTCATATCTGACAATATGGAGTTACATATATGCACAAAGAAGAAGACAAGAGATAAAAACTACTATAGATAAGTCTTAAGTTTCTGAGGTGCACAAGAGGGTAAAGGATTCTGTTCCAACTCCTGATCGTGTAGGGCTACATTATTTAACAGCAAAAGGGCTAGTTCATAATTCATAATTCATTGGAAAGATATTCTATGGATGTAAGACTTTATCAAATGGATTATTTCACGAATTTTTCAAAACTCGatgtgatcatgcatgaaattatAGTTTTCTAGTTCAACTGCATATGATTTATCAAAATACTTTGTGCGGTAGATTCAGCCAGAGGCTTTGCTCAAATTAATTCTTTCTACCAAGAAAAACCAGAAGAATTGTGGGGAGGCGGGCTATTGATGTGGCTTCCTTGGTTGGAAATAAACAACAACAGAAAATGAAAGCAAATAAAGGCAGTAATTCCAAAGCCAAACCTAATATCCAAAGAATATTAGAGAGAAAATCTGAACTAAGTATATCCTCCATCACCATACCAAAGAACCATATTTTGGGATATGATTTGTGCTGAAATCTGGGTTCTCATAAATGATATTACAATAATCTTTTTTGATATAAAGATCTTCATTCAATAAGCTTCAAAAAATTCTATGCGGGTGAGAATTGAGAAGAATGGAGCTTTGGACTTGAGTTCGGTTTCTTATCCTATGCGGCACAGGAATACAAGAGTAACATGTGAATTGTTTACGTATCATCAACTTATTGGTGGATGTAAAAAAGGAAAGAGCACCACATCCGAACTGAAGGTTTTCTCTACATACTATATACGCAGCTAAGTATTTCGATAAGGATTAgtaaagatgatttttttttttttttttgcactatCATCATAGACTGTCACACCCTATGAGaggaggcccaagccacatctgaGCCTATTCTCTAAAAgaattagtcaatgatacaattggagtcctattggaaaccattataaagagcaagaacttttccttcccaagcaatgtgggttcccatacaccacttacccttGTTACTCAGcatgaggtatcacaatctcgcccccttaaattcctgacGTCCTCATCGGGCCAGTCCATCATAGGTGGTTTGGCTCAAGTCTCATATTTCTGGTTGGAATAAACTCGAATACTATTTGTAAAGCCCGAAGGgcggcccaagccacatctggtcctatactccaaaatgactagtcaatgatataattggggagccccattgaaaccattataaagagcaagaatttttccttcccaagtaatgtgggatcccatacaccacctactttTATCACTCAGTATGGGGTATTACATAGACTCTATTATATGAACTTCAACAAAGCTAGTATTATGTGAAGAATATGAACACTgcaaaaaaacccaacaaataaAGTGGAAGGGAAACAATATACAGACAAACTAACATCCATCACTTTAGCATAACATGTGCCATCAattgacctctctctctcaagattTTGAACAACAAAACCAATGTCCCAACAAGAACCACTTTTTCCTTGTCCCTTTCAGTACTCTGTAATATCTTAACTTCATGcccaatttccttttctttgatgCACAGGtcagaaataaaatagattttatagcATTTGGACTCCAAAATTTGGAAAGagctccctccaggtctaaaGTTCAAAcccttgagtgcaaacaatttctacgGTCCATCAGATTGGGGGAATTTCCCCTTGAAAAAATGAGGCGTgcttgcaggaaactccttgcgGAGGGTCCGTACACGCCTGTGATTAGTCAGGACTTTGTTCCCAGACaaccagtgccaataaaaaaattgtaaaaatttgtTGCTCCCTCCAGATACAATATTTCAATAAAGAATATTGATGCATTTTCAAACATTTATCCCATCTGTGTACCAATCAAGCTTGTTCAGATATGAATGAACATAACAAATGGCAGCATCAACACAAGTTGTGCTACCAAAATGCACTAGTTTGGTATCAGCCACTCATCATGATGGCAGGGGTGAAGCTAAATGTTATGAAGGCAAAAGACAGTGCTTCTGAACTGCAAGAACAGTATGAGGGGTAAAATGAGAGGGGACAGGTTAACCTATAAACCAAACGGACCCAGATCTACTGTCCCCATCCTCCATACCAGGGAAGGCAGGGAAAGAGAGTACGTTATAGCTGCCGCTAGAGGACTCAAGGTACTGAAGGCAAGACTAAAGCCAAATAAGATGCACATGAGAAAGGTTTAGTATCTCATGCCTTACCTGATGGTTGAACCAAATAGACTGTAATTACACTCtgaattttattactttttttttttctttgccaaTCAAGTTGGAAGAattcaatatacaaaaataacaaactaaGAACTACAGTTACCAGGGATGAAACCATAATAAGGGGGGagcatatataatttcaaataagatttaaatttttttttgttcaaattttggTACAAATGCATGTTTGCTTGCATAGTATTATTTGTGTCATAAATTCGTTATATAGCCCAAAGCATATGTTCAAGAATTTTCGAGTCCAAATGTTAATAACAACTATACTAATTGAACTTAATCCTTGCTcaataaaaaaagttacttATCTCATGAATGGCTTAAATAGTGATGTctaaaactaatataattaacaagtgcacaaagaaagaaaacgtCAAActtgattattgtttttatagGAAATCAAGAAGTTTAATTCATAAcataataggcatagccaagcACACTAGACATATACATGAGTAATTCCTAACTAGGATTTACAACCAAAATATGAAACTCATGGACATTTAGCCTGATTTATTGCCCACGCCAAGAGGAAAACTCAATTATACATGTACAAAAAACTCAATCTTAAGAAAACAAGacatttaattacaaaatttacaaattacaagtACCCAAATTGAAGTATACTTTTTaaatagagtaattctacatacaaccgtgaagtgcgtaaacgccACATAATCGCTTTGAGAAATaatggggtccactattaaaaaattaatttttttcatggatctcatattttattcacttttttcaaagcgattatgtggcggttgcacaattcacggttgcAAATATCTATTCTCTTTTAAATAAGAAGCATAAAATTCAAGCAAATGCAtgcaataacaaaaatataaaaaaaaatataatcttataatttttttcgtctttaaattttattttttttttcaatttataaaaatctgaaatataaaaaacaaaactagagtccaaaatataaaaaaaaataaaaccaaaactaaAAGTTCTttatattctgtttttttttttaaattataaaaattcaaatatttgaagaaaattgtAGAATCCTTGGGGGACCTGGCCTCCCTGTGGATTCGTCACTGACTGCTGCAGAGCTCACCTGCATTTCCCAATTTAAGCAACATGTTTCTAAACATTAAGTCATAAATAGTCTACGGTTAAAACTAATTTAAGTCAATTATTAGAAGATATTGTCATTTCTAAAACCAGCGAAAAATCAATAATTGTCTGCCAATGCTGCATATCTATATtgagtcttcttctttttcttcattttaaaagaTTTCCTTACTTGTGATTGTTCATGGGTTTTCTAATCTGCGTAGGTTAAGCATGATTCAGGAGTCTTTGTACATATACCTTACTCTACACAGCTATTAGAGTTGTGTGCGTGTCTTGAGACAAGATTTCCTAGTATGatctttcttctcctttcttcaTCTTGTTAAATCATACCCTTCCTCATACCAGGTTATGAAACAGAATAACGAATCAACAGTGAAAAAAGCTCATAGTGATAAAATGGCATTGCAATGAACATACAATAAATTTTCAAGTGAAAAATTGTAGGCAAGCATGATCGGATGAACTGGGCATTCTATGTTTACCACAGTGCTTTATTACCATGAATTAACAAACTAGGAGAAATAGTAAAATGTGAAATGCAAACAATAGACCAAACTCATACCTCGATCATGTGCAATATCCATGGTGTTCCAATAACCTGATTCCCACCaaaaaaactttgtgacataGACCAGCATCAACGTGGTATTAACAAGCATAGAATCAGCCACTCTCCCATTCACTTCGTACTGGTAAAGAGTTggatattagaaaaaaaaaaaaataagcaaaagaTTGTGAACTCAAACATTTAGAACTTAGAAGCTAGGAAGTTTTCTGTGTCTGTGCGCAGCATGCTTGTGTATTTCAAAAAAGAATGGCTTGTCTTGCAATAAAGAGATGCCTGTCAACTTtgatttatgtaattttcatagaGACAAAAAAATGTTATCCACTTGTTTTGATGGAGGTTTTCTCTTAGGTTTTTCAAACTCTGGTGTCAACATATTGCATCTTCTGTATGCCAAAATACTTTGTTGTATCATGGGGCAAACCAGACCAGTTGTATTGTTTACATGCTTTATTCTAACGCTTTGTAGCAGTTTCCTGATTGAGGGCTAATTTCACTAAATTTGAGATGGTACTAGTGGGTTAGAAGTTCAGCATCTGCTCTAGTTTAATCAAGTAAAGTCACAACCAAGATGAGAGAGAGGCCTTGTGGAAAGCAGTAGTAGATTATATCTACGGATGCTCATCGGATGCGGGATGTTCTAATGAATAACAAGGATTCTCATGAATAACAAGGACCTCACATGATGGATTATGGAAGAATATAACAAAAGAATGAGGGAAGTTTTTATCCATAATAGACATGCAATTAGAGGCAATTCCAAGATTCAATTTTGGGATGATTTAAGGTGCAGAGATAgggctctttttttttctataagtaaaagtaaagttttattgacAGAAGAGGCATCGCCCAAGCACACCGGTAGTATACAACGAACATGCCTAATTACATCTAAGCACTAGTGAGAGATACaagcaaatcatgaagattGTCCACATTACAAATAATGGCCAAAGCCCAAGagattaaggcctcgtttgttttcagaaaacatctcatctcatctcatctaatcattacaacttttccaacttccaatacaaaataaaataaacaattaaactttttcaaatcccaaaacaaaaataatattaaaacatatattctaacaaaaataatattaaaaaatagaaggtGAGATATAATAACACCTCACATAAAAAATCCAGCAAGAATCCATTAACAGCCGCTCTCAACATATGACTCAATACTTTCATAACAATAACAAACAGCAAGGGGGAgaggggatccccttgtcttaatcCCTTA is a window from the Juglans regia cultivar Chandler chromosome 7, Walnut 2.0, whole genome shotgun sequence genome containing:
- the LOC109004249 gene encoding 7-dehydrocholesterol reductase; translation: MGDAKTVHSPLVTYFSMLSLLSLCPPFVVLLWYTMVHADGSVSQTFDYLKQHGLKGFIDIWPIPTAIAWKIIACYAAFEAALQLLLPGKRVEGPVSPAGNRPVYKANGMAAYVVTLVSYLGIWWFGIFNPSLVYDHLGEIFSALIFGSFVFCIFLYIKGHVAPSSTDSGSSGNIIIDFYWGMELYPRIGKHFDIKVFTNCRFGMMSWAVLAVTYCIKQYEVNGRVADSMLVNTTLMLVYVTKFFWWESGYWNTMDIAHDRAGFYICWGCLVWVPSVYTSPGMYLVNHPVNLGTQLALYILVAGILCIYINYDCDRQRQEFRRTNGKCLVWGKAPSKIVASYTTTSGEAKNSLLLTSGWWGLSRHFHYAPEILAAFFWTVPALFNHFLPYFYVIFLTILLFDRAKRDDDRCRSKYGKYWKLYCEKVPYRIIPGIY